The sequence AGCTGGCAAAGAGGAGAAGTAGTTGAAGGCGTATCACCCAAACTACCGGGAATTAACCCCAGTGGAATTAAGCGTACATTGTTAGGGGTAAGCGGTATCGGCATCACTGCCATTGATAACGCTGGCAATATCACAGGATTTCAAATCGCCAGTGACAACCGCGAGAAATTTGGTAAATACCTGTGGTTATCTTCCGCCTCAAAAAATGGCAGTGGGCCACATCTCCCCAGTGGGGAATTGCCGATTTTTGTATGGCGGTATCCAGAAGCTAAAGAAATAACTGAGACTTGGCTAATTGAAGGTGGGCTTAAATCGCTAATTACAGCGCTCAAGTTGTGGTTTAGGTATGGGCGCAAAGACATCCAGATTATCGGCGCGGCTGGGGCTAATTTTAACGGTTCTATTGGTGCAGTTTGCGAAGCACTGCAAGGTAAAGTTAATTTATTCCCAGATTCAGGAAGCTTGAGCAATACCCAAATCCTCAAACAGTACAAATCTACTATTGAGGCACTAACCAGCAAAGCTTACTCAGTCTCAGTGGCTTGGTGGGGCCAGATCCAAAAAGGAATTGACCAAGACATAGATGAGCTAGAGAACACGTTAGATTTTGATTTAATCACACCGGGGGAATTTTTCAATTTAGTAGGAGAAGAAAATGATGGAACACATAGATATGGTGGTGGAAATTATCAATCAACACTACAAAAAAGTAGCAATGGAGGAATTCCAGGAATCAATGCCGGAAGAACCGGAATCAGCAGCAATGGAGTATGCGGAGAAATATGCACCACAGACGAGCAAGGCAGCATTATTAAAAATAATAAATGGTGGCGAAAATGGCTTAGAAGTAGGCGATACACCCCACACATGAGGGTAAAAATGCCTAAGTTTAGGTTCCCATTAGAAACACCCAAAAATGATGCTGTAATCACTGTTAACTCTGGTTTAGGTTCTGCTAAAACTGAAGCCTTAATAGAGCTAATTAGAATCTCTAGTTATCGCGCTTTCCTAATTGGATACCGCAATAATCTCCTATTGCAAACTGGCAACCGTGCTAGTGATACTGGGCTAAATATTTATCACATCAGAGAAGATGATGGAGTAGCTTTATTACCAGATGAAAATACGAATTTAGCACTATGCCTAGATAGCATTCATCATATTGATGGCTATTTTTCTGGAGTAGATATTTATCTGGATGAAACTGTATCTATCTTGTTGCACGCTTGCGGCGGTGGCACCCTGAAAGACAATCAGGCTAAAGCTTTAGCAATATTTACAAAAGCCTTGAAAGAATGCAATAGAGTGATTCTACTTGATGGCAATTTGGCTGATATTCACTGTGATTTCATCGCTAAAATATCTGGTAAAAGGCTTTTTAAAATTGGCAATGATAGTAAAATACCACCGCATAAATTTATATTTATCGATGCAATAGACATAGAAGGAGAAATTAAAAAACGTGATAAATCTCCAATAATTAAAGCTATGTTGGCAGATGGAATCATACCTTGGGTAGCTAGCGACTCTAAAACACTTACAGACAGCCTGAATGAGATATTTAAAAAACAAGGTAAGATGAATGGTTTTGTACTCAATAAAGATACAGCAGGGGAAACATGGGCTAAGGAATTTCTAGCCAATCCTGATAAATTTATTACAGACAAAAAGCCTGACTATTTTATAATCTCACCTACGGCTGAAAGTGGGGTGAGTATCACTATTAGGGGATACTTTACGGATAAATTTACTTTCTTTAGTGGGGTATCTGGCACTAATAGCCAACATCAAATGTTATTTAGGTTGAGGGATGATTCAATTCCTCATTATGTCTTCTGTCCTGAAAAATCCCATATTAGAGATAGAAATACACCTAGGAATTACTCAGAGAAAGCCTATGCAACATTTATGAATGAGAAGATTATTCAATCAGCAATGCTGGCTTCTGAGGGTAATACTAGCCAGATGATGAAAATTATCAGCCAAGCTATCAGCCGGAACAATGATGATTGGTGGGCTTTCTCTAGCTTACTAGGAGCGCTTGATAACATCGAGATGGACAACCTCAGAAAGTGCCTAATTCATGCACTAGTTGAAGCAGGACATGAGGTAGAAATTGCACGATGGGAAAGTGATGAGGGGATTAAAGCTATTGAGAAAGTCGCCAAAGAATCTGTGAGAATGAATCATGCTGTAGAGCTATTTAATGCTAATAAATTTGATTCACTGGAGGAAGCTAACCAGATAGCGAAATCCAATCCCACAAAGTCAGTACAGCGCCGAATCGAGAAAACACGCCTACTAGATAGACTCCCAGGAATTGAAGATACAAGTATTTGGGATGCTGAATTTATTAATGATTATTACCTTAAGGATAAAGAATTTATCAGCAAGCAGCAGCGCTTTTACTTCTTGAGTAACTTTGAAATATCTAAAAAGCGTAGTGAAGTAAATTGGTATTACTTAGCTACTAACCAGCATTTTTATATGGGGCAAGCTAAAGCTGATTCACATCTAAAAATCTGGGGATTACAGCAAGTAAATATTCGGCAATTCCTAGAGGGTGAATATCACAAAAATTCACCTGAACTTGAGGAACTAATGCAGCAGTGTAGGGATAGAAAAGATATAGCCAGCGCTTTAAATATTGAGCCTAAGCCAGCAACGGAGAGCCGCAAAGAAAATATTGAATTATTGCGATCTCTGCTCGACCTAATAGGGCTAAAGTTAGCAAAACCATCCAGAAAACTGGTTAATGGGGTGAGAGAACGTGTTTACTGTGTTGACAAAGCTGCAATGAGCTATCCAGTCAGGACAGAAATCCTCAAGGCGATCGCCCGAAAGTTTGACGGCTACCTAGAATCAGATGCGGTCAAAAAAGTTTGCTGGGAAGAAGTACCAGTTATTGAAACAGTAGAAGCACAAGCGGCGGTCAACGTGGCAGCAGTCGATCCAGTGGATGAGTCACCTACATTAACAACAGTTCTTAGCCATGAGTTATTAGATGATATCAATCCTGAATTAGCACCAATTACCACAGATAATTTTGATAGCAAAACTGATATCATTCCCGAATTGACATCAACCCAACAGGCGAGGCCTGCGGCGGTACTCTGCCTTGACCCCTCTGGGGAACGCGGAGCGACCATCGCCCCTGCTCCCACGGCTTGTGAGTTGGCCGTTCAGCAATTACAGCAGGTTTCAACCTGGGCAGAGGTCACACAAGAAATGATTGATCTGGGATGGTGGTCACTGAGGCAAGAGGAACGCTATCGCCTCACAGCTTTATATCAGCAGTCCCAGCAATGCACCATAGTACAGGGAAAACAGCCAACATCCGGTTCTAGATGCTGGGTGTGGCATTATTCGCAATGGCTAGAGGGGATTGTTCATCACTGGGAGCATCGACCGCACGAGAAGTTCTTTAAGGCGATCGTTAATTTTGTGGATGGTGGCAGTCGCATGGTTTGGAATCGTGGGGAAATTCAGCTTTTTGATGAGGCGAGCGCCTGCAACTCGATGACCATAAGACGAATGGCACTAAGATAACGCTAAACCCATTACCTATAAGGCTTTTGGGTGTGGGGTGTGGGGTGTGGGGTGTAGTGAATAAGGAAAATATTTATGTTCGTACTCGATATTTGGTTTTCTTAATTTCCCCCTACACCCTACACCCTGCCCCCTACACCCTGCCCAGACGAGCTTTCAGCTTTTCTTAGTGCCATTCGACCATAAGACCAAGCATGAATTAAATCCTGATGACAATCACAAATCAGGACGAAAAATTAATGATGAGATAAATTTAGCTGCACTCGTACCGATGGGCTTGATGTTAACTGATAAATTTCACAATTGGCAGAAGTAGAAATTATCTTTTTAGTCGGGATTTAAATAAATATTAAGTTAAATTATTTTTTCCTTCAGATTTTGGAGCCATTTGGAGACATTTGGAGCCTAATTATTAATAGAACTTATGTAATTTTTATGGTTTTTGGAAAAAAGTTGGCTCCATTTGGCTCCACTGCTATTTTCTCCCTCAAAAATCTGTAAAATCCTCAGTGCAATACTTTCAGCCCAAAAGTGCAGACTTCTAGCTGACAAATAATTATACTACAGCATTAATGTTAGGTACTATGGAAAAATATTGTGATTTTCAAACCTCAAAATTTTTCTGGCTTTAATAATTATAAATGTGAACTCACTACACAATTACTCAAGGCGAAATCTTCAAAAATACAAGTGCTGACCATTGTGAAATTTAATTTTATGGGTAATTTTTTATTTGATTCATTCCCGGCGATGAGCTATTGATAACTTATTAGCTTTACTAATCACATATTAGCAGTAACACCTTGTATTTGAGAATCAAAATCAGCCACAACCAAGATGGACGA comes from Tolypothrix sp. PCC 7712 and encodes:
- a CDS encoding plasmid replication protein, CyRepA1 family, with protein sequence MSKFHPTSKANPCPSCGDIKGNCRHQDAGEIILCMTANSNRKGEIVDGGYKIIDLSQDGLWAILKPNNEQWSEEQRQQWASEQRQRLLMSQREEKRKLAQLLPIPQRDTQYRRIVASLGLNQKHRISDLSEKRGLNAEEIDFAVSQGWLCSWQRGEVVEGVSPKLPGINPSGIKRTLLGVSGIGITAIDNAGNITGFQIASDNREKFGKYLWLSSASKNGSGPHLPSGELPIFVWRYPEAKEITETWLIEGGLKSLITALKLWFRYGRKDIQIIGAAGANFNGSIGAVCEALQGKVNLFPDSGSLSNTQILKQYKSTIEALTSKAYSVSVAWWGQIQKGIDQDIDELENTLDFDLITPGEFFNLVGEENDGTHRYGGGNYQSTLQKSSNGGIPGINAGRTGISSNGVCGEICTTDEQGSIIKNNKWWRKWLRSRRYTPHMRVKMPKFRFPLETPKNDAVITVNSGLGSAKTEALIELIRISSYRAFLIGYRNNLLLQTGNRASDTGLNIYHIREDDGVALLPDENTNLALCLDSIHHIDGYFSGVDIYLDETVSILLHACGGGTLKDNQAKALAIFTKALKECNRVILLDGNLADIHCDFIAKISGKRLFKIGNDSKIPPHKFIFIDAIDIEGEIKKRDKSPIIKAMLADGIIPWVASDSKTLTDSLNEIFKKQGKMNGFVLNKDTAGETWAKEFLANPDKFITDKKPDYFIISPTAESGVSITIRGYFTDKFTFFSGVSGTNSQHQMLFRLRDDSIPHYVFCPEKSHIRDRNTPRNYSEKAYATFMNEKIIQSAMLASEGNTSQMMKIISQAISRNNDDWWAFSSLLGALDNIEMDNLRKCLIHALVEAGHEVEIARWESDEGIKAIEKVAKESVRMNHAVELFNANKFDSLEEANQIAKSNPTKSVQRRIEKTRLLDRLPGIEDTSIWDAEFINDYYLKDKEFISKQQRFYFLSNFEISKKRSEVNWYYLATNQHFYMGQAKADSHLKIWGLQQVNIRQFLEGEYHKNSPELEELMQQCRDRKDIASALNIEPKPATESRKENIELLRSLLDLIGLKLAKPSRKLVNGVRERVYCVDKAAMSYPVRTEILKAIARKFDGYLESDAVKKVCWEEVPVIETVEAQAAVNVAAVDPVDESPTLTTVLSHELLDDINPELAPITTDNFDSKTDIIPELTSTQQARPAAVLCLDPSGERGATIAPAPTACELAVQQLQQVSTWAEVTQEMIDLGWWSLRQEERYRLTALYQQSQQCTIVQGKQPTSGSRCWVWHYSQWLEGIVHHWEHRPHEKFFKAIVNFVDGGSRMVWNRGEIQLFDEASACNSMTIRRMALR